A window of the Candidatus Nitrosotalea okcheonensis genome harbors these coding sequences:
- a CDS encoding 6-pyruvoyl trahydropterin synthase family protein produces the protein MSTGSTILDSDFRYIDSKGNLLKSRTELSIAQMLEFLQTEYQYDYSITLKNGKKISVDFKTDKGLIEVIDTEIDIAKYKELKAELPDVKIIALGHPKFAARLSELQDVILYKTQEVQTGSIFMEDPSFAFDYAHILPLVEKCSILHGHTSSVTVELVGEMKNNLLMDFGEAKKIIKEVISVLDHKFFINEKYLIKEDDQHYNIGFDGPKGRFDLQVPRNTTYLLKGEATVENLSTELIKLLVPKMPKNIEAVGVYVYEGYNKGAHIISQISKI, from the coding sequence ATGTCAACGGGTTCTACAATTTTGGATTCAGATTTTAGATATATAGATAGTAAAGGAAATCTTTTGAAAAGTAGAACCGAACTTTCAATAGCACAGATGCTGGAATTTTTGCAAACCGAATACCAGTATGATTATTCCATAACTCTAAAAAATGGAAAGAAGATAAGTGTAGATTTTAAAACTGACAAGGGTCTAATCGAAGTAATAGATACTGAAATTGACATTGCAAAATACAAAGAACTCAAAGCAGAATTGCCTGATGTAAAGATAATTGCATTGGGACATCCAAAGTTTGCAGCAAGGCTATCAGAGCTACAAGACGTAATTCTCTACAAAACTCAGGAGGTACAGACAGGTTCCATATTCATGGAAGATCCTTCATTTGCATTTGATTATGCGCACATATTGCCCTTGGTGGAGAAATGTTCAATCCTACACGGCCATACATCATCAGTCACAGTAGAATTAGTAGGAGAAATGAAGAACAATTTATTGATGGACTTTGGAGAAGCAAAAAAGATAATCAAGGAAGTCATCTCAGTTTTAGATCACAAATTTTTCATTAATGAAAAATATCTCATCAAAGAAGATGACCAACATTATAACATTGGATTTGACGGTCCAAAGGGAAGATTTGATCTCCAAGTTCCAAGGAATACAACCTATCTATTGAAGGGCGAGGCAACTGTTGAGAATTTATCTACAGAACTAATCAAGCTACTTGTTCCAAAGATGCCAAAAAATATTGAAGCCGTGGGGGTCTATGTGTATGAGGGTTATAACAAGGGAGCCCACATTATATCACAAATTTCAAAGATCTAG
- a CDS encoding valine--tRNA ligase: protein MEPTIKETAWNPEIEKEILKQWEESHIYDFKPEGDIFVIDTPPPYPSGRPWHIGAASHYAQIDMIARTARMFGKKVLFPIGIDRNGLPVELYTEKKHGIRMHETERGEFLKLCATALDDLEAEMIQIMKSLGLSGNFTEYYRTDSEKYRTLTQSTFIDMWKKGQIYLANRPNNYDWVTGTTIADAEIVYEEIPTKLVHMKFKVKETEKTMIIASTRPELLCACQTVIVNPEDERYTDIIGKKVIIPLINREVEIRTHPSAEKEFGSGAVMVCSYGDQNDVALFRDLKLEEIAAVGMNGRMKEVAGPYAGLKVKQAREKIIEDLQNQGLVEKIENINHRTPISERSKTAIEIISMEEYYLKQKDSVDKIRELGSKIDFHPAMHKQILMNWLESISIDWPISRRRFYGTEIPIWYCKKCNEPHVPESGKYYRPWRDPSPISNCIKCGFTEFVGEQRTFDTWMDSSVSPLYITKYKQDEEFFKKTYPTTIRPQSKDIVRTWLYYTILRCEQLTGKTPWSDAWIMGYGVDEHGAKMSKSKGNVIDPLPIIQKFGADTFRFWSASEINLGYDFRCSEQKIETTRKFLSKLWNVSRFLSGFPVIKSGKLSPSDKWILSELDKVIEECKKGYNEYNFFVPATALREFVWNLFAAHYIEMVKGRAYSSGFTEEERDGAIFTLHKVLSSVLTLLAPITPFITDYLWQNLYSKNTIHHEKFVEPDGHEDWTRHTKEITEFNSEVWNKKKSMSLSLKDTVKIAIPTGLEPFAKDLKAMHNIV, encoded by the coding sequence ATGGAACCGACTATCAAGGAAACTGCTTGGAATCCTGAGATTGAGAAAGAAATTCTAAAACAATGGGAAGAATCTCACATTTATGATTTCAAACCGGAGGGAGACATATTTGTAATTGACACTCCTCCGCCGTATCCATCAGGAAGACCATGGCACATTGGAGCTGCATCACACTATGCTCAGATAGATATGATTGCAAGAACTGCAAGAATGTTTGGAAAAAAAGTTCTATTCCCAATAGGAATTGATAGAAATGGTCTACCTGTTGAGCTATACACCGAGAAAAAACATGGAATTAGGATGCATGAGACAGAAAGGGGAGAGTTTCTCAAGCTTTGTGCAACAGCGCTAGATGATTTGGAGGCAGAGATGATACAAATCATGAAGAGTCTTGGCCTTAGCGGTAATTTTACAGAATATTACAGAACAGATTCTGAAAAATATCGTACCTTGACCCAATCTACATTCATTGACATGTGGAAAAAGGGACAGATCTACCTTGCAAATAGACCCAACAACTATGATTGGGTAACAGGCACCACCATAGCAGACGCCGAGATTGTCTACGAAGAGATTCCCACTAAACTAGTTCACATGAAGTTCAAGGTAAAAGAGACAGAAAAAACCATGATCATTGCAAGCACTAGACCAGAGCTGTTATGCGCGTGTCAGACAGTGATTGTGAATCCAGAAGATGAACGATATACAGACATTATTGGAAAAAAAGTCATCATCCCTCTGATAAACAGGGAAGTAGAGATCAGGACACACCCTTCCGCTGAAAAAGAATTTGGTTCTGGAGCAGTAATGGTCTGTAGTTATGGCGATCAAAATGATGTTGCATTATTTAGAGATCTCAAGCTAGAAGAAATTGCAGCAGTAGGAATGAATGGTAGAATGAAAGAGGTTGCAGGACCATATGCAGGTCTCAAGGTAAAACAAGCAAGAGAAAAAATAATTGAAGACTTGCAAAACCAAGGTCTGGTAGAAAAAATAGAGAACATCAATCATCGAACTCCAATATCTGAGAGAAGTAAGACAGCAATTGAGATTATTTCCATGGAAGAATATTATCTAAAACAAAAAGATTCAGTTGACAAGATAAGGGAACTTGGTTCAAAGATTGATTTCCATCCTGCGATGCACAAGCAGATCTTGATGAATTGGCTGGAATCAATATCAATTGACTGGCCAATCTCAAGAAGAAGATTTTATGGCACAGAAATACCCATTTGGTATTGTAAAAAATGCAACGAACCACATGTACCAGAATCTGGAAAATACTATAGACCATGGAGAGATCCAAGTCCAATATCAAATTGTATCAAATGTGGTTTCACAGAATTTGTAGGTGAGCAGCGTACGTTTGACACTTGGATGGATTCTAGTGTATCGCCACTTTACATAACCAAATACAAGCAAGATGAGGAATTTTTCAAAAAAACATATCCTACTACTATAAGACCCCAATCAAAAGATATTGTCCGCACATGGCTATACTATACCATACTACGATGTGAACAACTCACTGGCAAGACACCATGGAGTGATGCGTGGATAATGGGATATGGTGTGGATGAACATGGTGCAAAGATGAGTAAAAGTAAGGGCAATGTGATTGATCCGCTACCAATAATACAAAAATTTGGTGCAGATACGTTCCGGTTCTGGAGTGCAAGTGAGATTAATCTGGGATATGATTTTAGATGCTCTGAACAAAAAATAGAGACAACCAGAAAATTCCTAAGCAAACTTTGGAATGTCTCAAGATTTCTGTCCGGATTTCCGGTAATAAAATCCGGAAAACTGAGTCCTTCTGACAAGTGGATACTCTCTGAGCTTGATAAGGTAATTGAAGAATGTAAAAAAGGATACAACGAATACAATTTCTTTGTACCAGCTACTGCACTAAGAGAATTTGTCTGGAATCTTTTTGCTGCACATTATATTGAGATGGTAAAAGGAAGGGCGTATAGCTCTGGATTTACAGAAGAAGAACGAGACGGGGCAATATTCACACTTCATAAGGTATTATCTTCAGTTTTGACACTGCTTGCACCAATTACGCCGTTTATCACAGATTATCTATGGCAGAATCTGTATTCTAAAAATACCATACATCATGAAAAATTTGTAGAACCTGATGGACACGAAGATTGGACAAGACATACAAAAGAGATAACTGAATTCAATTCCGAAGTTTGGAACAAGAAAAAAAGTATGAGCCTATCACTAAAAGATACTGTAAAGATTGCGATTCCAACAGGCTTGGAACCCTTTGCAAAAGATCTCAAAGCCATGCACAACATTGTCTAG
- a CDS encoding VOC family protein, whose product MPRIVHFDIPSDNPELAQKFYHEVFGWEFNKWDGPMEYWMIKTGDDKQAGINGGLARRMPGQIGMTNTIDVPSIDEYTSKIISKGGQVHTPKFPIPGVGHLAICADIDGNIFGIIQMDISAK is encoded by the coding sequence ATGCCGCGAATTGTACACTTTGACATTCCTTCAGACAATCCAGAACTAGCACAGAAATTCTATCATGAAGTATTTGGATGGGAGTTTAACAAATGGGATGGTCCCATGGAATATTGGATGATAAAGACAGGAGACGACAAACAAGCTGGAATTAATGGAGGTCTTGCGAGAAGAATGCCAGGACAGATAGGCATGACAAATACAATAGATGTTCCTTCCATAGATGAATACACCAGCAAAATTATATCAAAAGGTGGTCAAGTACACACACCAAAGTTTCCAATTCCAGGAGTTGGGCACTTGGCGATATGTGCGGACATTGATGGAAATATCTTTGGAATCATTCAGATGGATATTAGTGCAAAATAA
- a CDS encoding NADPH-dependent FMN reductase: MVKPKILAFAGSTRTDSFNKKLVKIATGGAMEGGADVTVIDLRDFAMPLYDGDLEQQQGLPSNARKLKDLMLSHQGFLISSPEYNSSISGVLKNTIDWVSRPVEGEEPLACFKGKVAGIMSASPGGLGGLRGMVHVRAILENIGVIVIPDQIAIAKAHEVFHADGTLQDKKQEEQVKKIGFNVAKLLVKITV; this comes from the coding sequence TTGGTAAAACCAAAAATTCTTGCATTTGCTGGAAGCACTCGCACTGATTCGTTTAATAAAAAACTAGTCAAAATTGCAACAGGTGGTGCAATGGAGGGTGGTGCAGATGTTACTGTAATTGATCTTCGAGATTTTGCAATGCCACTTTATGACGGAGATTTGGAACAGCAGCAAGGTCTTCCATCTAATGCACGCAAGCTCAAGGACTTGATGTTGTCACATCAGGGATTTTTGATTTCATCACCAGAGTACAACAGCTCTATCTCAGGTGTTCTCAAAAATACAATTGATTGGGTATCTAGACCCGTTGAAGGCGAAGAGCCTCTGGCTTGTTTCAAGGGCAAGGTTGCAGGAATAATGAGTGCATCTCCAGGGGGTCTTGGAGGTCTTCGTGGGATGGTTCATGTACGTGCAATTCTTGAAAATATTGGTGTAATTGTAATCCCGGATCAGATTGCAATAGCAAAAGCCCATGAAGTATTCCATGCCGATGGAACATTGCAAGACAAAAAACAAGAGGAACAAGTAAAAAAGATTGGCTTTAATGTTGCGAAATTACTGGTAAAAATAACTGTTTGA
- a CDS encoding zinc-binding dehydrogenase, which produces MKAVIIRKHGGPEVLSYEEIPDPVPKKGHALVKVNYCAVNHLDIWVRNGIPGKTVSFPHILGCDVSGTLIEGFGGLKKDDKVIIYPAVDSNVARVSFGIIGGFGRYEGGYAEIIQIPKKNIIKKPSWFSDQEAASINISYLTAWNMLEKSRCKKDDIVLIWGANSGVGSAAILLAKAKGLKTIAIASDKNKVEFAKKLGADFVIDRNAKDVTSEVLKFTDQVGVDIVIDHVGAQTWPTSLEVLKVKGRMIACGTTTGGEAVVNIRSFYSKEAQIIGAYLGSKSQLVALHKFMKLKKIKPIIDSIFDLKDAKLAQQKMEKSNQFGKILLQVSS; this is translated from the coding sequence TTGAAGGCTGTAATCATCAGAAAGCATGGTGGACCAGAGGTCTTGTCGTATGAAGAAATTCCAGATCCTGTTCCTAAAAAAGGGCATGCTCTAGTCAAGGTAAATTATTGCGCAGTGAATCACTTGGATATTTGGGTGAGAAATGGAATTCCTGGCAAGACAGTATCATTTCCACACATTCTTGGTTGCGATGTTAGTGGTACTTTGATAGAGGGATTTGGAGGTCTCAAAAAGGATGACAAGGTGATAATATATCCAGCAGTTGACAGCAATGTTGCACGAGTATCTTTTGGAATCATCGGAGGGTTTGGAAGATATGAAGGTGGTTATGCTGAAATCATCCAGATTCCAAAAAAAAACATAATAAAAAAACCAAGTTGGTTCTCAGATCAAGAGGCTGCTTCAATTAATATCTCATATCTTACAGCGTGGAACATGTTAGAGAAATCAAGATGTAAAAAAGATGACATTGTTTTGATCTGGGGTGCAAACAGTGGAGTTGGCTCGGCTGCAATCTTGCTTGCAAAAGCAAAGGGTCTGAAGACCATTGCTATTGCATCTGACAAGAACAAGGTAGAATTTGCAAAAAAACTTGGGGCAGACTTTGTCATAGATAGAAATGCCAAAGATGTAACATCTGAGGTTCTAAAGTTTACAGATCAGGTAGGAGTGGATATTGTAATTGATCACGTTGGAGCACAGACATGGCCCACAAGCCTCGAAGTCCTCAAGGTAAAGGGGAGAATGATTGCATGTGGAACCACGACTGGAGGAGAAGCAGTGGTAAACATCAGATCATTTTATAGTAAAGAGGCTCAGATAATTGGTGCATATTTGGGATCAAAATCACAGCTTGTTGCATTACATAAATTCATGAAATTAAAAAAAATCAAACCCATAATTGATAGCATATTTGATCTAAAGGATGCCAAACTTGCACAGCAAAAGATGGAAAAAAGCAACCAGTTTGGAAAAATTTTGTTGCAAGTATCTAGCTGA
- a CDS encoding aconitate hydratase codes for MEIETTPELVSKVYKKIEENISKYKKLVNRPLTLTEKILVGHLDDMESAKDLEPGKSYSLLRPDRVALQDVTGQMVILQFMQSGLKRSTLPTTVHCDHLIRAKVNGDVDIKVALDENSEVYKFLESSSRKYGIGFWKPGAGIIHQVVLENYAFPGGLMIGTDSHTPNAGGLGMLAVGVGGLDATEVMAGFPWELLYPKRIGIHLKGELNGWVAPKDIILYVAWKLTVSGGTNAIVEYFGPGTKSISCTGKATITNMGAEIGATCSVFPYDDRMEVYLKSTNREQIADLANKHRDILVADPEVEQNPEKYFDKVIEIDLSTLEPYIAGPHTPDLARPISALAEDVKKNKYLDSISVALIGSCTNSSYEDMTRAASIAEQAKSHGMNVRIPLLVTPGSEQIRATIERDGQMHTLNEIGATVLANACGPCIGQWNRPEIKPGEPNTIITSFNRNFPGRNDGRRETMAFMGSPELIVALALGGRLSFNPLKDTLKGSDGKEFMLEPPKKAPEVPTKGFSNIGQIYVPPATNPDDVEVAINPSSGRLQKLAPFMKWDGKDFVDLPLLLKAKGKCTTDHISPAGAWLSLRGHIDKISDNIFLGAVNAFTNDVGKGKNLLNGNTESFPVIARQYKEKNLKWIVIGDNNYGEGSSREHAAMSPRYLGCAAVIARSFARIHETNLKKQGVLALTFVNSSDYDKVQETDKISILDLSQMQPGKNIGCVLYHKDGTKDEIMLKHSYNDFQIKWFQAGSALNILREREAQAN; via the coding sequence ATGGAAATAGAGACAACTCCAGAACTAGTTTCAAAGGTTTACAAAAAAATTGAAGAGAACATTTCAAAATATAAAAAACTAGTCAATAGGCCGCTTACTCTGACTGAAAAAATTCTTGTTGGCCATCTTGATGATATGGAGAGTGCAAAAGATCTAGAACCGGGTAAAAGCTACTCGCTTCTACGACCAGATAGAGTTGCATTACAAGATGTTACAGGTCAAATGGTAATTCTGCAATTCATGCAATCAGGTCTAAAGCGAAGTACACTTCCAACAACTGTTCACTGTGATCATCTCATTAGAGCCAAAGTTAATGGAGATGTAGACATTAAAGTTGCACTAGATGAAAACAGCGAAGTATACAAATTCCTTGAATCATCCTCAAGAAAATATGGAATAGGATTCTGGAAACCCGGTGCAGGAATTATCCACCAAGTCGTACTTGAAAACTATGCCTTTCCTGGTGGACTAATGATTGGAACTGATTCACATACGCCAAATGCAGGCGGTCTGGGCATGCTTGCTGTTGGAGTGGGCGGACTTGATGCAACAGAAGTAATGGCAGGTTTTCCATGGGAACTATTGTATCCTAAAAGAATTGGTATACACCTCAAAGGGGAGCTGAATGGATGGGTTGCACCAAAAGATATCATATTGTATGTAGCATGGAAGCTTACAGTATCTGGTGGAACAAATGCCATAGTAGAATACTTTGGACCTGGTACCAAATCAATTAGTTGTACTGGAAAAGCCACAATAACAAACATGGGTGCAGAAATTGGTGCGACATGTTCCGTATTTCCATATGATGACAGAATGGAAGTTTATCTCAAGTCTACTAATCGTGAACAAATTGCAGATCTTGCAAACAAGCATCGAGATATTCTTGTTGCAGATCCCGAAGTTGAACAAAATCCAGAAAAATATTTTGATAAAGTGATAGAGATTGATCTATCTACACTAGAGCCATACATCGCAGGTCCTCACACACCAGATCTTGCAAGACCAATATCTGCACTTGCGGAAGATGTCAAGAAGAACAAATATCTTGATAGTATTTCTGTAGCTCTTATCGGCAGTTGTACAAATTCATCTTATGAAGACATGACAAGAGCCGCGTCTATTGCAGAGCAAGCAAAATCACATGGAATGAATGTAAGGATCCCGCTCCTTGTAACACCAGGTTCTGAACAAATTAGAGCGACGATTGAACGAGATGGACAGATGCACACTCTAAATGAGATTGGTGCGACCGTATTAGCTAATGCATGTGGACCATGCATAGGACAATGGAATAGGCCAGAGATAAAACCTGGAGAACCAAATACTATCATTACCTCATTTAACCGAAATTTTCCCGGACGTAATGATGGTAGGAGGGAGACAATGGCCTTTATGGGCAGTCCTGAGTTGATTGTAGCTCTTGCTCTTGGCGGTCGATTATCATTTAATCCGCTAAAAGATACTCTAAAGGGTTCTGACGGAAAAGAGTTCATGCTAGAACCGCCAAAAAAAGCACCAGAGGTACCAACAAAGGGATTTTCAAACATAGGTCAAATCTATGTTCCACCTGCTACAAACCCTGATGATGTAGAAGTTGCCATAAATCCTTCAAGTGGGAGATTGCAAAAACTAGCTCCATTTATGAAATGGGATGGTAAAGATTTTGTGGATTTGCCACTTTTACTAAAGGCAAAAGGTAAATGCACAACAGATCACATATCTCCAGCAGGTGCATGGTTATCATTACGCGGACATATTGACAAAATTAGTGACAACATATTCCTTGGTGCAGTCAATGCATTTACAAACGATGTTGGTAAGGGAAAGAATCTGCTAAATGGGAATACTGAATCATTTCCAGTTATAGCAAGACAATACAAAGAGAAGAATCTCAAGTGGATTGTAATAGGTGACAATAATTATGGGGAAGGAAGCAGTAGAGAACACGCTGCCATGTCTCCGAGATATCTTGGATGTGCGGCAGTTATTGCACGAAGTTTTGCACGCATACATGAAACAAATCTAAAAAAACAAGGAGTACTAGCACTCACTTTTGTCAATTCATCTGATTATGATAAAGTCCAGGAAACTGATAAAATAAGCATACTGGATTTATCTCAAATGCAACCTGGAAAAAATATCGGATGTGTGTTATACCATAAAGATGGTACAAAAGATGAGATCATGCTAAAGCATTCCTACAATGACTTTCAGATAAAATGGTTCCAGGCAGGCTCTGCTTTGAATATATTGCGTGAACGAGAAGCACAGGCCAACTAA
- a CDS encoding ArsR/SmtB family transcription factor, whose amino-acid sequence MHNQIDSIFHVLGNKARRDILSTLSNESMYFNQVSKQIGIGQQAMLRHMQTLEDTGFVSTYGEKSKFGAPDRKYYRLNSSFNLSISLSEDEFTIDYEEKIHDNRSQKLFENRFKQISNDPSLALWSLRNNLAEMDEEIENLQGRINDLKVIRQIILHKIHQIGKENFSDMERKIVYTMMRNTPSSLIELTKTLGENKSEVKTALKDLQNKMDSGKMRDLVEEIDI is encoded by the coding sequence ATGCACAATCAAATAGACTCAATTTTCCACGTACTTGGAAACAAGGCTAGGAGAGATATTCTATCCACTCTTTCTAATGAATCGATGTATTTTAACCAAGTTTCAAAACAAATAGGAATTGGACAGCAGGCCATGCTGCGCCATATGCAAACACTGGAAGACACTGGTTTTGTTAGCACATATGGTGAGAAAAGTAAATTCGGAGCACCTGACAGAAAGTACTATCGTCTAAATTCATCATTTAATCTATCAATTTCCCTTTCAGAAGACGAATTTACTATAGACTATGAAGAAAAAATACATGACAACAGATCTCAAAAGTTATTTGAGAATAGATTCAAACAAATCTCAAATGATCCTAGCCTTGCACTTTGGAGTCTTAGAAATAACCTAGCAGAAATGGATGAAGAAATCGAAAACCTGCAGGGTAGAATTAATGATTTGAAAGTTATTCGACAAATAATATTGCACAAAATTCATCAAATTGGCAAGGAAAACTTTTCAGACATGGAAAGAAAAATTGTGTATACCATGATGAGGAATACGCCTTCATCTTTAATCGAGCTAACAAAAACGCTTGGTGAAAATAAATCTGAAGTAAAAACTGCCCTCAAAGACTTGCAAAATAAAATGGATAGTGGTAAAATGAGAGATCTTGTGGAAGAAATTGACATATAG
- the thsB gene encoding thermosome subunit beta, with protein sequence MTLPTQQTPIILLKEGSTQTKGNDAQRNNIQAAKLVSELVRTSLGPRGMDKMLVDTLGDVTITNDGATILKEIDVQHPAAKMMVEISKATDNEVGDGTTSTVVLAGALLEKAEDLVTKNVHPTLVVDGFKKASEKAIEVLRQIATLIDPRDKKYLKKIATTTLASKLVSTNSSELADVVVDSILAVAEKSGDKYRVDIDNIKVEKKSGGSIRDTKLIQGIVLDKEVVHGAMPKRIENAKIVLLNAPLEIEKTEFDAKININSPDQMQLFIDEENKMIKKMTDKITQSGANVVLCQKGIDDMAQHYLQKAGILAVRRIKESDMTKLAKATGARIVSNVTELTANDLGAANLVEERLVETDRWVFVEECKNPKAVSILVRGGSQRIVDEAERSVHDALMAVKDAVVYPKIVVGGGAPEAHVAYKIREWANTLEGRAQLAAQKFADGIETIPLVLAENTGMDPLDTQVDLRSKSASGKAIYGIDVTAAKVGDLSTRDIYEPLAVKEQVISAATETACMILRIDDVIAASKSREIPKPGGYGGPGGDMSGMDM encoded by the coding sequence ATGACGTTACCAACACAACAAACTCCAATCATCCTTCTAAAGGAAGGATCAACGCAAACAAAGGGAAATGATGCCCAAAGAAACAATATCCAAGCAGCAAAACTAGTTTCAGAGCTGGTACGAACCAGTCTTGGTCCAAGAGGCATGGACAAGATGCTGGTAGACACTCTTGGGGATGTCACCATTACAAATGATGGTGCAACAATCCTAAAGGAGATTGATGTACAGCACCCTGCAGCTAAGATGATGGTAGAGATAAGCAAAGCTACTGACAATGAAGTGGGAGATGGTACTACATCAACTGTAGTTCTTGCAGGTGCACTACTAGAAAAAGCAGAAGATCTTGTGACCAAGAATGTTCATCCTACGCTGGTCGTAGACGGCTTCAAGAAAGCATCTGAGAAAGCAATAGAGGTGCTAAGACAAATAGCAACCCTGATTGACCCACGAGACAAGAAATATTTGAAGAAGATTGCTACCACTACACTTGCATCAAAGCTAGTTTCAACAAACTCATCCGAACTAGCTGATGTAGTAGTGGATTCAATCTTGGCAGTTGCAGAAAAATCAGGAGACAAATACAGAGTAGATATTGACAACATCAAGGTTGAAAAAAAGAGCGGAGGTTCAATCCGGGACACAAAACTCATCCAAGGAATTGTTCTTGACAAGGAAGTTGTACATGGTGCAATGCCAAAGAGGATTGAGAATGCCAAGATTGTACTTCTCAATGCACCATTGGAAATAGAAAAGACAGAGTTTGATGCAAAGATTAACATCAATTCTCCAGACCAGATGCAACTATTCATTGATGAAGAGAACAAGATGATAAAGAAAATGACTGACAAAATAACCCAGTCTGGTGCAAATGTCGTTTTGTGCCAGAAAGGAATTGATGACATGGCACAACACTATCTGCAAAAGGCTGGAATCTTGGCAGTACGAAGAATAAAAGAAAGCGATATGACAAAACTTGCAAAAGCAACAGGAGCACGAATTGTTTCAAATGTAACAGAACTTACTGCCAACGATCTTGGAGCTGCTAACCTAGTAGAAGAAAGACTTGTTGAGACAGATAGATGGGTATTTGTGGAAGAATGCAAAAATCCAAAAGCTGTGAGCATTCTTGTACGAGGGGGTTCTCAAAGAATAGTGGATGAAGCAGAGAGATCTGTTCATGATGCACTGATGGCAGTAAAGGATGCAGTTGTTTATCCCAAAATTGTTGTAGGCGGAGGTGCCCCTGAGGCACATGTTGCTTACAAGATAAGAGAATGGGCTAACACTCTTGAGGGTAGGGCACAGCTGGCTGCACAAAAGTTTGCAGATGGAATAGAAACCATACCACTAGTCTTGGCAGAAAATACAGGAATGGATCCACTTGACACTCAAGTGGATTTGCGTTCCAAGAGTGCTTCCGGTAAGGCAATCTATGGAATTGATGTCACCGCCGCAAAGGTCGGTGATCTATCTACAAGAGACATCTATGAGCCACTTGCTGTCAAAGAACAGGTCATAAGTGCAGCAACAGAGACTGCTTGTATGATATTACGAATCGATGATGTGATTGCGGCATCAAAATCAAGAGAAATACCAAAACCTGGAGGTTATGGAGGCCCAGGGGGGGACATGTCCGGAATGGATATGTAA
- the hsp20 gene encoding archaeal heat shock protein Hsp20 — protein MFEIDEFDDLFQRMTRPFREIGDMWYELRNSSNMRTFGPYYYGYSLARGPDGKPVVREYGNVRPSLLPTAENREPFVDTIVDGKEKILKVVAEMPGIEKKDIKIEVVGSIINIDAEHGERKYHAKIPIRQKIDENSVMATYANGILEMKFKLKEEDSPKGKIVTVE, from the coding sequence ATGTTCGAGATCGATGAATTTGATGACCTCTTCCAAAGAATGACTAGACCATTCAGAGAGATTGGAGACATGTGGTATGAACTAAGAAACTCATCCAACATGCGAACATTTGGTCCGTATTACTATGGTTATTCCTTAGCGAGGGGACCTGATGGTAAACCCGTGGTAAGGGAATATGGAAACGTACGACCAAGCCTTCTTCCAACTGCAGAAAACAGGGAACCATTCGTTGACACAATCGTAGATGGTAAGGAAAAGATTTTGAAGGTTGTCGCAGAGATGCCTGGAATAGAAAAGAAAGATATCAAGATAGAGGTGGTTGGAAGTATAATCAATATCGATGCAGAGCATGGAGAAAGAAAATATCATGCCAAAATACCAATAAGACAAAAAATCGATGAAAATTCTGTCATGGCTACATATGCTAATGGAATACTTGAAATGAAATTCAAGTTAAAGGAAGAGGATAGTCCTAAAGGAAAGATAGTGACGGTGGAATAA